A genome region from Alkalimarinus coralli includes the following:
- a CDS encoding PEP-CTERM sorting domain-containing protein, with the protein MKKSLQLLVGLFASFGAIQASAIPVYLNQDNISVQVGAGTTATTSNNTFFGGNTIDKVIDAPSAGAAEIHSQASHIWYSGGGLELLFDFGTQYDLSTLHFWNYHGESYDVDKIDFTFFDSTSTQVGALSLMPDLGSSPSIYAQDIALAAPLNVQYVTAFLSGTNGQVDFQNIGFTADLSTDRCLTNPSDPICDPGGPSSSVPEPSSLMLFGLAALVLGRRRSN; encoded by the coding sequence ATGAAGAAATCGTTACAACTATTAGTAGGGCTATTCGCAAGTTTTGGCGCTATTCAAGCTAGCGCCATACCTGTTTATTTGAACCAAGATAATATATCTGTGCAAGTAGGTGCTGGCACCACTGCTACAACTTCGAACAATACGTTTTTCGGAGGCAACACCATAGATAAAGTTATTGACGCCCCAAGTGCAGGCGCGGCAGAGATCCACAGTCAAGCCTCGCATATCTGGTATTCGGGCGGCGGCTTAGAGTTGCTTTTTGACTTCGGCACTCAATATGATTTGTCTACGTTACATTTTTGGAACTACCATGGAGAGTCATACGACGTCGATAAAATTGATTTTACGTTTTTTGATTCCACAAGCACGCAAGTAGGTGCCCTTTCGTTAATGCCAGATCTTGGCTCTTCACCTAGTATATACGCGCAAGATATAGCACTGGCTGCTCCGCTAAACGTGCAGTATGTGACGGCGTTTTTGTCGGGAACCAATGGCCAGGTGGATTTCCAGAATATTGGTTTTACCGCAGACTTATCGACGGATCGTTGTCTGACCAACCCCAGCGACCCTATTTGTGATCCAGGTGGACCATCTTCATCAGTACCGGAGCCGAGCTCGTTAATGCTGTTTGGGCTTGCCGCCCTTGTACTGGGTAGGAGAAGATCAAACTAG
- a CDS encoding 3-oxoacyl-ACP reductase: protein MSDLYHKVSNSPVGRSVVSALNLPAPVVLERHNRPNAPFLEGEVLVSAAPGGKAIETICSVLGASTASLFALDQKTLVPAGEMKSKTKISPLKADAIDAKRRFKALVFDATGITTTEDLKAVYEFFHPVIRNVGKCGRVVIIGTEPSACATPAMAASQKALEGFIRSVAKETGKKGVTAQVIYATPGSENQIESPLRFFLSPRSAYVSGQAISVSKAAKPKSALDWNAPLNGKVALVTGASRGIGEAIAKTLARDGAHVVCLDVPQAKEALESVATSIGGNTLALDITEPNAPEVISSYFKEKFGGLDIVVHNAGITRDKTLGRMPDHFWDLLIDINLSSEERINDALFANEVFNKNARIVCVSSISGIAGNVGQSNYAASKSGVIGYVESLSKQLKGGITINAVAPGFIETQMTAAIPFMIREAGRRMNSLNQGGQPEDVAEAIAFFSSPASQGVNGNVLRVCGQSLIGK from the coding sequence ATGTCCGACTTGTACCATAAAGTTTCAAACTCTCCTGTAGGTCGCTCTGTCGTTAGCGCACTTAATTTACCCGCCCCTGTTGTTCTGGAAAGGCACAACCGTCCAAATGCCCCTTTTCTTGAGGGTGAAGTGCTCGTCAGCGCCGCGCCGGGTGGAAAAGCAATTGAAACAATCTGTTCCGTTTTGGGCGCCAGCACTGCCAGCCTGTTCGCGCTTGATCAAAAGACATTAGTGCCTGCCGGTGAGATGAAATCCAAGACCAAAATATCGCCACTGAAAGCAGATGCTATCGATGCCAAAAGACGCTTTAAAGCGCTGGTATTTGATGCCACCGGTATTACAACAACAGAAGATCTTAAAGCGGTTTATGAGTTCTTTCACCCAGTCATTCGTAACGTAGGCAAATGTGGCCGTGTTGTTATCATCGGCACCGAGCCTTCTGCGTGCGCGACGCCTGCGATGGCCGCTTCGCAAAAAGCATTGGAAGGCTTTATCCGCAGTGTTGCAAAAGAGACCGGTAAAAAAGGCGTTACTGCCCAGGTGATTTACGCAACACCGGGTTCAGAAAATCAAATTGAGTCACCTCTTCGCTTCTTCCTGTCACCTCGTTCTGCCTATGTATCAGGCCAGGCAATATCGGTTTCAAAGGCAGCAAAGCCCAAATCTGCGCTGGACTGGAACGCGCCGCTTAATGGCAAAGTAGCATTGGTTACTGGCGCATCACGCGGTATTGGTGAAGCCATCGCCAAAACACTCGCCCGAGACGGTGCGCACGTGGTCTGCCTGGACGTCCCTCAAGCCAAAGAAGCGCTGGAATCTGTCGCAACCAGCATTGGTGGCAATACGTTGGCGCTTGATATTACTGAGCCCAACGCGCCAGAGGTTATTTCATCATACTTTAAAGAGAAGTTTGGTGGGCTGGATATCGTCGTTCACAACGCCGGTATCACACGGGATAAGACCCTCGGCAGAATGCCTGATCACTTCTGGGATCTACTGATCGATATAAACTTATCATCAGAAGAACGTATTAACGACGCACTCTTTGCCAACGAAGTATTTAACAAAAACGCGCGTATTGTCTGCGTCTCATCAATCAGCGGTATCGCCGGTAATGTTGGGCAAAGCAACTATGCGGCTTCAAAATCCGGTGTCATTGGTTATGTTGAATCCTTAAGCAAGCAACTCAAGGGCGGTATAACGATTAATGCCGTAGCTCCAGGGTTTATTGAAACGCAAATGACCGCAGCGATTCCATTTATGATTAGAGAGGCTGGCAGACGCATGAACTCGCTTAATCAAGGCGGCCAACCAGAAGATGTCGCAGAAGCCATCGCCTTCTTCTCAAGCCCGGCTTCTCAAGGCGTGAATGGTAATGTTTTAAGAGTGTGCGGACAGAGCTTGATTGGTAAGTAA
- a CDS encoding acetyl-CoA C-acetyltransferase, which yields MTAQTVRKVAIIGGNRIPFARSNTVYSKLGNQELLTAALRGLVDRYNLQGETLGEVAAGAVIKHSRDFNLARECTLSSGLAPETPAYDVQQACGTGLEAAVLVANKIALGQIECGIAGGSDTTSDAPIVLSDGLREILLDLNRAKSNSERLKIISRFRPGFLAPLVPENGEPRTGLSMGDHCQITAHEWNIPREEQDELAWNSHQNLNKAYMEGFFEDLMTPLAGLEKDNVLRPDTTLEKLGSLKPCFDKDRGTMTAGNSTNLTDGASCVLLASEEWAKERGLPVRAYLTFSEVAAVDFVDKKEGLLMAPAYAVPRMLEKAGLTLQDFDFYEIHEAFAAQVLSTLKAWEDEQFCTEKLGLKKALGAIDRTKLNVKGSSLATGHPFAATGGRIISTLAKLLEEKGSGRGLISICAAGGQGITAIVER from the coding sequence ATGACTGCGCAAACCGTACGTAAAGTCGCCATTATTGGCGGAAACCGAATTCCTTTTGCCCGCTCTAACACCGTTTATTCCAAACTAGGTAACCAGGAGCTATTAACCGCTGCACTGAGAGGTTTGGTTGACCGTTATAACCTGCAAGGAGAAACGCTAGGTGAAGTGGCAGCAGGTGCGGTTATCAAGCACTCAAGAGACTTTAACCTGGCGCGAGAATGTACGCTAAGCTCAGGCCTTGCCCCTGAAACGCCTGCTTATGATGTTCAACAGGCGTGTGGTACCGGTTTGGAAGCAGCTGTGCTCGTTGCTAACAAAATTGCGCTTGGCCAGATTGAATGTGGTATTGCAGGTGGTTCTGATACCACATCTGATGCGCCGATTGTTCTGAGTGATGGTCTGCGTGAAATCTTGCTGGATCTCAACCGTGCCAAGAGCAATAGCGAGCGATTGAAGATTATTTCTCGTTTCCGCCCAGGCTTTTTGGCGCCATTGGTACCAGAAAATGGTGAACCTCGTACCGGTCTGTCAATGGGGGATCATTGCCAAATTACTGCTCATGAGTGGAATATACCTCGCGAAGAGCAGGATGAGCTAGCATGGAATAGCCACCAAAACCTGAATAAAGCGTATATGGAAGGCTTCTTTGAAGATTTGATGACGCCACTCGCAGGGCTGGAAAAAGATAATGTGCTGCGCCCTGATACCACACTGGAGAAACTCGGCTCGCTAAAACCATGCTTCGACAAAGACCGAGGAACCATGACAGCAGGGAACAGTACCAACCTTACTGACGGTGCATCCTGTGTCCTATTGGCAAGTGAGGAGTGGGCAAAAGAGCGAGGGTTGCCAGTTCGCGCTTATCTAACCTTCTCTGAAGTGGCTGCGGTCGATTTTGTGGATAAAAAAGAAGGATTGCTGATGGCTCCTGCCTATGCGGTGCCAAGAATGCTGGAAAAAGCAGGGCTGACACTTCAGGATTTCGATTTCTACGAAATTCACGAGGCGTTTGCGGCTCAGGTTCTTTCGACACTGAAAGCGTGGGAAGATGAGCAGTTCTGTACAGAAAAACTGGGCCTTAAGAAAGCGCTAGGCGCGATTGACCGCACCAAGTTGAATGTTAAAGGCAGTAGTTTGGCAACAGGTCACCCTTTTGCAGCAACCGGTGGTCGAATTATTTCAACACTGGCTAAATTGCTCGAAGAGAAAGGTTCTGGCCGAGGTTTGATCTCAATCTGCGCAGCAGGCGGGCAGGGTATCACCGCGATTGTTGAGCGATAA
- the hisA gene encoding phosphoribosylformimino-5-aminoimidazole carboxamide ribotide isomerase translates to MTQFRPCIDLHQGKVKQIVGGSLSASGAQTNYVSEYDAAYYAKLYRDHNLTGGHVIALGEGNQAQVKLALNTWPGGLQVGGGINAENAVSYLDAGASHIIVTSYLFENNQFSWQRLERIKAEVGKQHLVLDLSCRKKDDSWFIATNRWQTVTNTEVNEETLLKLASHCDEFLIHAADVEGLQGGIDSELVTLLGRTVTIPTVYAGGARNIADLEKVQQLSDGNVDLTIGSALDIFGGSGITLEECIKWNNENNGRG, encoded by the coding sequence GTGACACAATTTCGCCCCTGTATCGACTTGCACCAAGGCAAAGTTAAACAAATCGTTGGTGGCAGCTTAAGCGCCAGTGGCGCGCAAACAAACTATGTCAGTGAATACGATGCCGCGTATTACGCAAAACTATACCGCGACCATAACTTAACCGGTGGCCATGTCATTGCTTTAGGCGAAGGCAATCAGGCGCAAGTGAAATTGGCATTGAATACCTGGCCAGGCGGACTGCAAGTTGGCGGTGGTATTAATGCGGAAAATGCAGTCTCATACCTTGATGCTGGTGCGAGTCATATCATTGTGACCTCTTATTTATTTGAGAATAATCAGTTCTCATGGCAGCGCTTAGAGCGCATTAAAGCCGAAGTTGGAAAACAACACTTGGTGCTCGATTTAAGTTGCCGTAAAAAAGACGATAGCTGGTTTATCGCCACCAACCGCTGGCAAACCGTTACTAATACTGAAGTTAACGAAGAAACCTTATTAAAACTTGCCTCCCACTGCGATGAATTTTTGATTCACGCCGCTGATGTTGAAGGCTTGCAAGGTGGAATCGATAGCGAACTTGTTACGTTGTTAGGACGCACAGTGACAATCCCTACCGTTTATGCTGGCGGAGCGCGCAACATTGCAGACCTTGAAAAGGTTCAGCAGCTATCTGACGGTAACGTAGATTTAACCATCGGCAGTGCTTTAGATATTTTTGGTGGCAGCGGCATAACACTTGAAGAATGCATTAAATGGAATAACGAAAATAACGGCCGCGGATAG